In one window of Nocardioides panacisoli DNA:
- a CDS encoding FHA domain-containing protein, whose product MNAWYAPGERAVAVGPRAVVMAAGERAADLAALAEGAATPLGVLSALSGGDVARLPEFAAVVVDGEEYVVMVRGQYRIERGEEAWSGGDVATWREHRVAAGDTDFVVVAAESAVEDTTLPLDGGVVLAARVAWHAGAPATSADAVAAPVPPLAAPDAAAAPGPAPAPAPPAEPDPEFTLSEEDSFDEVVGATIQGQRAPEPPPAPPAPEQPAGDHDGRTITAAQLQELREQSAPSGPGAVGPRASATLMMSDGEAVELTQPVVIGRSPRADRMSSTQLPRLVVVDDPYVSGTHLEVAVEDDAVVAIDRSTNGTTLTRPGREPQRLTRDEPTVLGDGCVLGLSDDVTATLAVRGADT is encoded by the coding sequence ATGAACGCCTGGTACGCGCCGGGGGAGCGTGCCGTCGCCGTGGGGCCGCGGGCGGTCGTGATGGCTGCCGGCGAGCGTGCGGCCGACCTCGCGGCGCTCGCGGAGGGGGCCGCCACGCCGCTGGGCGTCCTGTCGGCGCTGTCCGGTGGCGACGTGGCGCGGCTCCCCGAGTTCGCCGCCGTGGTCGTCGACGGCGAGGAGTACGTCGTCATGGTCCGCGGGCAGTACCGGATCGAGCGGGGCGAGGAGGCGTGGTCGGGCGGCGACGTGGCCACCTGGCGTGAGCACCGGGTCGCGGCCGGCGATACCGACTTCGTCGTCGTGGCCGCGGAATCCGCCGTGGAGGACACGACGCTGCCGCTGGACGGGGGCGTCGTGCTCGCCGCCCGCGTCGCCTGGCACGCCGGGGCACCAGCGACGTCGGCCGACGCAGTGGCAGCACCCGTGCCACCGCTCGCGGCGCCGGACGCCGCGGCCGCACCGGGCCCTGCGCCAGCGCCTGCCCCGCCCGCCGAGCCGGACCCCGAGTTCACCCTGTCCGAGGAGGACTCCTTCGACGAGGTGGTCGGCGCGACCATCCAGGGACAGCGAGCACCCGAGCCGCCACCTGCTCCGCCGGCGCCCGAGCAGCCCGCCGGTGACCACGACGGCCGGACCATCACCGCTGCGCAGTTGCAGGAGCTCCGTGAGCAGAGCGCGCCCAGCGGTCCGGGTGCCGTGGGTCCGCGCGCGAGCGCGACCCTGATGATGAGCGACGGCGAGGCGGTGGAGCTGACCCAGCCCGTGGTCATCGGCCGCTCTCCCCGGGCCGACCGGATGAGCAGCACCCAGCTGCCGCGACTGGTCGTCGTCGACGACCCCTACGTGTCAGGCACCCACCTGGAGGTCGCCGTGGAGGACGACGCCGTGGTCGCCATCGATCGCTCGACCAACGGCACCACGCTGACCCGGCCCGGACGCGAGCCACAGCGACTGACGCGTGACGAGCCGACGGTCCTCGGCGACGGCTGCGTCCTGGGGCTCTCCGACGACGTCACCGCGACGCTCGCGGTCCGGGGAGCGGATACGTGA
- a CDS encoding PP2C family protein-serine/threonine phosphatase, producing MTADELSDVRWSPPATGTTTQLQYSADTHVGQVRAVNEDSFLAGPPVFVVADGMGGYERGDIASAIVVEEFEALVGRDHVAPTDLENCIANARVRIRSLATERVSPGSTVLAAAYVEQSGRGYWAIAHEGDSRAYQWRRGTLVRITTDHSIVQEMVDDGEITEEEARVHPERHVITRALGGTGGTGPEFSLVPVEAGARLLLCSDGLTGELSEHSISQVLGDEPGSAAAVDLLVRRAVEAGGHDNVTVVIVDVVSVGDRAVVEDTLDSLSPVAVAEDTIPSGRRSR from the coding sequence GTGACGGCTGACGAACTGTCCGACGTGCGATGGTCCCCACCCGCGACGGGGACGACGACGCAGTTGCAGTACTCCGCCGACACCCACGTCGGCCAGGTGCGCGCCGTCAACGAGGACTCCTTCCTCGCTGGTCCGCCGGTCTTCGTCGTCGCCGACGGCATGGGCGGCTACGAGCGGGGCGACATCGCCTCAGCCATCGTCGTGGAGGAGTTCGAGGCGCTGGTCGGTCGTGACCACGTCGCGCCCACGGACCTCGAGAACTGCATTGCGAACGCCCGCGTCCGGATCCGGTCGCTCGCCACCGAACGGGTCTCGCCGGGCTCCACGGTGCTCGCGGCGGCGTACGTCGAGCAGTCCGGACGGGGCTACTGGGCCATCGCCCACGAGGGCGACTCCCGCGCCTACCAGTGGCGCCGGGGCACCCTGGTGCGGATCACCACGGACCACTCGATCGTGCAGGAGATGGTCGACGACGGGGAGATCACCGAGGAGGAGGCACGGGTCCACCCCGAGCGCCACGTGATCACTCGTGCGCTGGGCGGCACCGGCGGCACCGGGCCCGAGTTCTCCCTGGTCCCGGTCGAGGCCGGCGCCCGGCTGCTGCTGTGCAGCGACGGACTGACCGGGGAGCTCAGCGAGCACTCGATCTCGCAGGTCCTGGGCGACGAGCCGGGGTCGGCGGCCGCGGTCGACCTGCTGGTGCGCCGCGCCGTCGAGGCGGGCGGGCACGACAACGTCACCGTGGTGATCGTCGACGTGGTCTCGGTGGGGGACCGGGCCGTGGTCGAGGACACCCTGGACTCGCTGTCCCCGGTGGCCGTGGCCGAGGACACCATCCCGAGCGGACGGAGGAGCCGATGA
- a CDS encoding STAS domain-containing protein, with the protein MDIMADGTTLRLSGDLTGRSTAAIRGEVHRHLDRYGDRAVLDVADVTAVDATALRMLAAASCRAGRQVRLRGASAPIRRLLHLTRLHRFVRAESTPVGA; encoded by the coding sequence ATGGACATCATGGCTGACGGCACCACGCTGCGGTTGTCGGGCGACCTGACGGGACGCTCGACCGCCGCGATCCGCGGGGAGGTCCACCGGCACCTGGACCGGTACGGCGACCGGGCCGTGCTGGACGTCGCGGACGTGACCGCCGTGGACGCGACCGCCCTGCGGATGCTCGCGGCGGCCAGCTGCCGCGCGGGACGGCAGGTCAGGCTCCGGGGAGCCTCGGCCCCGATCCGGCGCCTGCTCCACCTGACCCGGTTGCACCGGTTCGTCCGTGCCGAGTCCACGCCCGTCGGCGCGTGA
- a CDS encoding cob(I)yrinic acid a,c-diamide adenosyltransferase: MVNLTRIYTRTGDAGETRLGDMSLAAKTDLRLEAYANSDEANAHLGVAVATGGLDADVVAVLHHVQNDLFDVGADLSNPVTPDPEYPPLRVEQDYVDRLEEWCDRYNEDLPKLRSFILNGGTPAAAHLHVARTVTRRAERAGWAAYAEHGETMNKLAITYLNRLSDLLFILARYANRAEGDVLWVPGGERTERGTSGVRDTADQRGGERGR; this comes from the coding sequence GTGGTCAACCTGACCCGCATCTACACCCGCACCGGGGACGCCGGCGAGACGCGCCTGGGCGACATGAGCCTCGCCGCCAAGACCGACCTGCGGCTCGAGGCCTACGCCAACTCCGACGAGGCCAACGCCCACCTCGGCGTGGCCGTGGCCACCGGCGGGCTGGACGCGGACGTGGTGGCCGTGCTCCATCACGTCCAGAACGACCTCTTCGACGTCGGGGCGGACCTGTCCAACCCCGTCACCCCCGATCCCGAGTACCCGCCGCTGCGGGTCGAGCAGGACTACGTCGACCGGCTCGAGGAGTGGTGCGACCGCTACAACGAGGACCTGCCGAAGTTGCGCTCGTTCATCCTCAACGGCGGGACCCCCGCCGCGGCACACCTCCATGTCGCGCGCACCGTCACCCGCCGTGCCGAGCGGGCCGGCTGGGCGGCGTACGCCGAGCACGGCGAGACGATGAACAAGCTGGCCATCACCTACCTCAACCGGCTCTCCGACCTGCTGTTCATCCTGGCGCGGTACGCGAACCGGGCGGAGGGGGACGTGCTGTGGGTGCCCGGCGGTGAGCGGACGGAGCGAGGAACGAGCGGAGTCCGCGACACCGCGGACCAGCGCGGCGGTGAGCGGGGCCGATGA
- a CDS encoding transglycosylase SLT domain-containing protein, whose translation MTRRRRTVAAVLAAATLLAACSNGPDGAPGTAGPDAPAPSAVETTSPPRFDPQEPADGPADLARRVTDAEDAVRRSATPGEQVRAAAFELQVLYRQLGRRGGWHDRVVAAVPPRHRDTVRAHITARTELRSMHSSLSDTLPAWRIVDPAPAAQLRRHYRDAEAEFGVPWEVLAAVNLVETGMGRIRGTSVAGAQGPMQFIPSTWDAFGRGDINDPRDAIMAAARYLAHNGGGSGRIDNALFRYNNHPAYVAAVKAWASIMTEDARAFRGFYHWRIIYLSEVGDVWLPVGYDRADPVPVRRYLRENPGHRLSTATS comes from the coding sequence ATGACCCGGCGGCGCCGCACCGTCGCGGCCGTCCTCGCGGCGGCCACGTTGCTCGCTGCCTGCAGCAACGGACCGGACGGGGCGCCGGGCACCGCGGGGCCGGACGCACCGGCTCCGTCCGCGGTGGAGACCACTTCACCGCCCCGCTTCGACCCGCAGGAGCCGGCCGACGGTCCGGCAGACCTCGCCCGGCGGGTCACCGACGCCGAGGACGCCGTACGCCGCTCGGCAACGCCGGGCGAGCAGGTCCGGGCGGCGGCGTTCGAGCTCCAGGTGCTCTACCGCCAGCTGGGGCGGCGTGGCGGATGGCACGACCGGGTGGTCGCGGCGGTGCCGCCGCGCCACCGGGACACGGTGCGTGCCCACATCACCGCACGGACCGAGCTCCGGTCGATGCACAGCTCGCTGTCGGACACGCTGCCCGCGTGGCGGATCGTCGACCCGGCGCCGGCGGCGCAGCTGCGCCGCCACTACCGCGACGCCGAGGCGGAGTTCGGGGTGCCGTGGGAAGTGCTCGCGGCGGTCAACCTCGTCGAGACCGGCATGGGCCGTATCCGCGGGACCTCGGTGGCCGGCGCGCAGGGACCGATGCAGTTCATCCCCTCCACCTGGGACGCGTTCGGCCGGGGCGACATCAACGATCCGCGGGACGCCATCATGGCCGCGGCCCGCTACCTCGCCCACAACGGTGGGGGTTCGGGCCGCATCGACAACGCCCTGTTCCGCTACAACAACCACCCGGCGTACGTCGCCGCGGTGAAGGCGTGGGCATCGATCATGACCGAGGACGCGCGCGCATTCCGCGGTTTCTACCACTGGCGCATCATCTACCTGTCCGAGGTCGGCGACGTCTGGCTCCCGGTGGGCTACGACCGCGCCGATCCCGTCCCGGTGCGGCGCTACCTGCGCGAGAACCCCGGCCACCGGCTCAGCACCGCCACCAGCTGA
- a CDS encoding LysE family translocator encodes MPTTSQFLAFAVASLLFIQVPGPSLLFTIGRALTVGRRDALLSVVGNALGLVLQVVCVAVGLGALVAASSTAFTVLKVLGAGYVVYLGVQAIRHRGAARAALELDVAMERAPAWRSVRTGLVVGATNPKTIVFFAAFLPQFVTAGAPAAPQVVVLGVLFGVLAVLSDSIWALAAGKARTWFARRPHRLDALGATGGTMMIGLGATLVLQGSGSTH; translated from the coding sequence GTGCCGACGACCAGCCAGTTCCTCGCCTTCGCGGTCGCCTCCCTGCTGTTCATCCAGGTGCCCGGCCCGAGCCTGTTGTTCACCATCGGGCGCGCGCTGACCGTGGGGCGGCGCGACGCCCTCCTCTCGGTCGTGGGCAACGCCCTCGGCCTGGTGCTCCAGGTCGTGTGCGTCGCGGTCGGGCTCGGCGCACTCGTGGCGGCCTCCTCGACCGCGTTCACCGTGCTGAAGGTCCTCGGCGCGGGCTACGTGGTCTACCTCGGCGTCCAGGCGATCCGGCACCGTGGAGCCGCACGGGCGGCGCTGGAGCTCGACGTGGCGATGGAGCGGGCGCCGGCGTGGCGTTCGGTCCGCACCGGCCTGGTGGTCGGCGCGACGAACCCGAAGACGATCGTCTTCTTCGCCGCCTTCCTGCCGCAGTTCGTCACCGCCGGGGCACCCGCGGCGCCGCAGGTCGTCGTCCTGGGCGTGCTGTTCGGCGTGCTCGCGGTGCTCTCGGACTCGATCTGGGCGCTGGCGGCCGGCAAGGCGCGCACCTGGTTCGCCCGTCGCCCCCATCGTCTCGACGCCCTCGGCGCGACCGGCGGCACGATGATGATCGGCCTGGGCGCCACCCTCGTGCTGCAGGGCAGTGGCTCGACGCACTGA
- a CDS encoding immune inhibitor A domain-containing protein, with the protein MTYADGPATATPPVVGQPDPDTATPTDALPNPISDKQDRLRQEAVAQVLKGETKPRRINGNRVVRLGDEPAAATSQRGHTRRSQAKTERQPQYVELDNERTDRVFVFLVEFGDERHPDFPDQDTDPDTEGPARFDGPRFNEIPEPGPNDNTTQWEPEYDREYYEDLYFGEGQGVESLKTYYEKQSSGRYSVEGNVTEFTKVQYNQARYGRSNGEPCAGIVCNNTWALIEDGMEQWVEDQRAAGKSDAAIREELATFDVRDRYDYDGDGNFDEPDGYLDRFQIVHAGGDQADGDPIYGEDAIWSHRWYTNYQDFGQTGPSENLSGGTEIGDTGLWVGDYTVQPENGGLSVIAHEYGHDLGLPDHYDTAASGDNPVSWWTLMAQSRVSAKGDQGLGTRAADLGVWDKLQLGWLDYETVVAGQNRKIDLGPHEYNSPRAQGVAVVLPDKEVTTDLPDPAEGEQQWWSGSGDDYTATMSRADLEVPAAGAQLDLKLNYNIEEDYDYGYLEVEVPAGSGNWTTLPTDQFDDDGDGAAVEDGIDGVSGGYVDASYDLTPYAGQTIGFRAQYRTDGAVQGQDPELDWSGLFVDDIVLTSGGQTLFADGAENPPNGWSLNGFQAVGGEQTQEFDQFYLASNRAYVSYDRYLETGPYNFGFPEQPDRAEHFPYQNGLLVNYWDTSYTDNNTSQHPGHGLVLPVDAHPEVDYNLEGEAWRGRIQTYDAPFGKERVDSFPLHVDGKRSYVRGGKGNNVFKDNDPDRYYAPYAEAGMERIGVKVAGAGVKIKVLKQKGPRMTIRVR; encoded by the coding sequence GTGACCTACGCTGACGGCCCGGCGACCGCCACACCCCCGGTGGTCGGCCAACCCGATCCGGACACGGCCACGCCGACCGACGCGCTGCCGAACCCGATCTCGGACAAGCAGGACCGCCTCCGGCAGGAGGCCGTGGCCCAGGTGCTCAAGGGTGAGACCAAGCCGCGCCGCATCAACGGCAACCGGGTGGTGCGTCTGGGTGACGAGCCGGCCGCGGCGACGTCCCAGCGGGGCCACACCCGGCGCTCGCAGGCCAAGACCGAGCGCCAGCCGCAGTACGTCGAGCTCGACAACGAGCGCACCGACCGCGTGTTCGTGTTCCTGGTCGAGTTCGGCGACGAGCGCCACCCCGACTTCCCCGACCAGGACACCGACCCCGACACCGAGGGTCCGGCGAGGTTCGACGGACCGCGCTTCAACGAGATCCCCGAGCCCGGTCCGAACGACAACACCACCCAGTGGGAGCCCGAGTACGACCGGGAGTACTACGAGGACCTCTACTTCGGTGAGGGCCAGGGCGTGGAGTCGCTCAAGACCTACTACGAGAAGCAGTCCTCGGGTCGCTACTCCGTCGAGGGCAACGTCACCGAGTTCACCAAGGTCCAGTACAACCAGGCGCGCTACGGCCGGAGCAACGGCGAGCCGTGCGCCGGGATCGTGTGCAACAACACCTGGGCGCTGATCGAGGACGGCATGGAGCAGTGGGTCGAGGACCAGCGTGCTGCCGGCAAGTCCGACGCAGCGATCCGCGAGGAACTGGCGACCTTCGACGTCCGTGACCGCTACGACTACGACGGCGACGGCAACTTCGACGAGCCCGACGGTTACCTCGACCGCTTCCAGATCGTCCACGCCGGCGGCGACCAGGCCGACGGTGACCCGATCTACGGCGAGGACGCCATCTGGAGCCACCGCTGGTACACCAACTACCAGGACTTCGGACAGACGGGTCCCTCGGAGAACCTCTCCGGCGGCACCGAGATCGGTGACACCGGCCTGTGGGTCGGTGACTACACCGTGCAGCCCGAGAACGGCGGGCTGTCGGTCATCGCCCACGAGTACGGCCACGACCTCGGCCTGCCCGACCACTACGACACCGCCGCGAGCGGCGACAACCCCGTCAGCTGGTGGACACTGATGGCCCAGAGCCGCGTGTCGGCGAAGGGCGACCAGGGCCTCGGCACCCGTGCCGCCGACCTGGGTGTGTGGGACAAGCTGCAGCTGGGCTGGCTCGACTACGAGACGGTCGTCGCGGGCCAGAACCGCAAGATCGACCTCGGCCCCCACGAGTACAACTCGCCGCGGGCGCAGGGCGTGGCCGTGGTGCTGCCCGACAAGGAGGTCACCACTGACCTGCCCGATCCCGCCGAGGGCGAGCAGCAGTGGTGGAGCGGCTCCGGCGACGACTACACGGCCACGATGTCGCGTGCCGACCTCGAGGTACCCGCTGCGGGTGCCCAGCTGGACCTGAAGCTGAACTACAACATCGAGGAGGACTACGACTACGGCTACCTCGAGGTCGAGGTCCCGGCCGGGAGCGGCAACTGGACCACGCTGCCGACCGACCAGTTCGACGACGACGGTGACGGCGCCGCGGTGGAGGACGGCATCGACGGCGTCAGCGGTGGCTACGTCGACGCCAGCTACGACCTGACGCCCTACGCCGGCCAGACGATCGGCTTCCGCGCCCAGTACCGCACCGACGGTGCCGTGCAGGGCCAGGACCCCGAGCTGGACTGGTCCGGGCTGTTCGTCGACGACATCGTCCTCACCTCCGGTGGCCAGACGCTGTTCGCCGACGGTGCGGAGAACCCGCCGAACGGGTGGAGCCTCAACGGGTTCCAGGCCGTGGGCGGGGAGCAGACCCAGGAGTTCGACCAGTTCTACCTGGCGAGCAACCGGGCGTACGTGTCCTACGACCGCTACCTCGAGACGGGCCCGTACAACTTCGGGTTCCCCGAGCAGCCTGACCGGGCGGAGCACTTCCCGTACCAGAACGGACTGCTGGTCAACTACTGGGACACCTCCTACACCGACAACAACACCAGCCAGCACCCCGGCCACGGCCTGGTGCTGCCGGTCGATGCCCACCCCGAGGTCGACTACAACCTCGAGGGTGAGGCGTGGCGTGGTCGTATCCAGACCTACGACGCGCCGTTCGGCAAGGAGCGCGTTGACTCCTTCCCCCTCCACGTGGACGGCAAGCGCAGCTACGTGCGCGGCGGCAAGGGCAACAACGTCTTCAAGGACAACGACCCCGACCGCTACTACGCGCCGTACGCCGAGGCGGGCATGGAGCGGATCGGCGTCAAGGTCGCCGGCGCCGGGGTGAAGATCAAGGTGCTCAAGCAGAAGGGACCGCGGATGACGATTCGCGTCAGGTGA
- a CDS encoding DUF2550 domain-containing protein, with protein sequence MTWWEWLLQFCGLMLLLAVAAVLGMVLRRRLLARHGGTFELSHRLRPEQSGRGWVLGLGRYSGERLEWFRIFTLWPGPKVVWERDQLSYDGRREPMGAEQASLYPDHLVIRCGSPDGEVEFAMSAASLMGFQAWLEARPPGTDWNRLA encoded by the coding sequence ATGACGTGGTGGGAGTGGCTGCTGCAGTTCTGCGGCTTGATGCTGCTCCTCGCCGTGGCCGCCGTGCTGGGCATGGTGCTCCGACGCCGGCTCCTGGCACGTCACGGTGGCACGTTCGAACTCAGCCACCGGCTCCGGCCCGAGCAGTCGGGCCGGGGCTGGGTGCTGGGGCTGGGACGCTACTCCGGGGAGCGCCTGGAGTGGTTCCGCATCTTCACGCTGTGGCCCGGGCCCAAGGTTGTCTGGGAGCGCGACCAGCTCAGCTACGACGGCCGCCGCGAACCGATGGGGGCCGAGCAGGCCTCGTTGTACCCCGACCACCTCGTGATCCGGTGCGGGTCGCCGGACGGCGAGGTCGAGTTCGCCATGAGCGCCGCCTCGCTGATGGGCTTCCAGGCCTGGCTGGAGGCGCGACCCCCCGGCACCGACTGGAACCGGCTCGCCTGA
- a CDS encoding F0F1 ATP synthase subunit epsilon: protein MTEVSPLHVELVAADRTVWSGDAAMVIARTTEGDVGILRGHAPMLSVLTDAVVEIQVDGTEEVVIAAADGGFISVADDRVSILSEHIVLAEDIVVDKAKVELEEAGQLIGVDDDAIRRIRRAEARIRAAEKIASRR from the coding sequence ATGACCGAGGTCTCGCCGCTGCACGTCGAGCTCGTTGCCGCCGACCGGACCGTGTGGTCCGGTGACGCGGCGATGGTGATCGCGCGCACCACCGAGGGTGACGTCGGCATCCTGCGCGGCCACGCCCCGATGCTGTCGGTGCTCACCGACGCGGTGGTGGAGATCCAGGTCGACGGCACCGAGGAGGTCGTCATCGCTGCGGCCGACGGTGGCTTCATCTCGGTGGCCGACGACCGGGTCTCGATCCTCTCCGAGCACATCGTGCTCGCGGAGGACATCGTCGTGGACAAGGCCAAGGTCGAGTTGGAGGAGGCCGGCCAGCTCATCGGGGTCGACGACGACGCCATCCGCCGGATCCGTCGTGCCGAGGCCCGGATCCGGGCAGCGGAGAAGATCGCCTCACGCCGATGA
- the atpD gene encoding F0F1 ATP synthase subunit beta — protein MTATVEETTTSGAAGSTGRIARVIGPVVDVEFPVDAMPDIYNKLTTEVTLGGETATLPLEVAQHIGDGMVRAISLKPTDGLVRGATVVDTGGPISVPVGEATLGKVFNATGDCLNLAEGETLEVDERWGIHRKAPAFDQLESKTQMFETGIKVIDLLTPYVQGGKIGLFGGAGVGKTVLIQEMIARVAKDHGGVSVFAGVGERTREGNDLIVEMEEAGVIGQTALVFGQMDEPPGTRLRVALSALTMAEYFRDVQEQDVLLFIDNIFRFTQAGQEVSTLLGRMPSAVGYQPTLADEMGVLQERITSTRGHSITSMQAIYVPADDYTDPAPATTFAHLDATTELNREIASMGIYPAVDPLTSTSRILDPQYIGNAHYDCAIRVKQILQRNKELQDIIAILGVDELSEEDKVIVSRARRIQRFLSQNTYVAKQFTGMEGSTVPVSETIEAFNKICDGEYDHVAEQAFFMCGGLEDVERNWDEIQKDLG, from the coding sequence ATGACTGCAACGGTTGAAGAGACCACCACCAGTGGTGCGGCCGGCTCGACGGGTCGGATCGCGCGCGTCATCGGGCCGGTCGTCGACGTGGAGTTCCCCGTCGACGCGATGCCCGACATCTATAACAAGCTCACCACCGAGGTCACCCTCGGTGGCGAGACCGCCACCCTGCCCCTCGAGGTCGCGCAGCACATCGGTGACGGCATGGTCCGCGCCATCTCGCTGAAGCCCACCGACGGTTTGGTCCGGGGCGCCACCGTCGTCGACACCGGTGGGCCGATCAGTGTCCCGGTCGGCGAGGCGACCCTCGGCAAGGTGTTCAACGCGACCGGCGACTGCCTCAACCTCGCCGAGGGCGAGACCCTCGAGGTCGACGAGCGCTGGGGCATCCACCGCAAGGCCCCGGCCTTCGACCAGCTGGAGTCCAAGACCCAGATGTTCGAGACGGGCATCAAGGTCATCGACCTCCTCACGCCCTACGTCCAGGGCGGCAAGATCGGCCTGTTCGGCGGCGCCGGCGTCGGCAAGACGGTGCTCATCCAGGAGATGATCGCCCGCGTCGCGAAGGACCACGGCGGCGTCTCGGTGTTCGCCGGCGTCGGCGAGCGCACCCGCGAGGGCAACGACCTGATCGTCGAGATGGAGGAGGCCGGCGTCATCGGCCAGACCGCCCTGGTCTTCGGCCAGATGGACGAGCCCCCGGGCACTCGGCTGCGGGTGGCGCTGTCCGCGCTCACGATGGCGGAGTACTTCCGTGACGTGCAGGAGCAGGACGTGCTGCTGTTCATCGACAACATCTTCCGGTTCACCCAGGCCGGCCAAGAGGTCTCGACCCTGCTGGGCCGCATGCCCTCGGCCGTGGGCTACCAGCCGACACTGGCCGACGAGATGGGTGTCCTGCAGGAGCGCATCACCTCCACGCGTGGCCACTCGATCACCTCGATGCAGGCGATCTACGTGCCGGCCGACGACTACACCGACCCGGCGCCGGCCACGACGTTCGCGCACCTGGACGCCACCACGGAGTTGAACCGCGAGATCGCGTCGATGGGCATCTACCCGGCGGTGGACCCGCTGACCTCGACCTCGCGGATCCTTGACCCCCAGTACATCGGCAATGCGCACTACGACTGCGCGATCCGCGTCAAGCAGATCCTGCAGCGCAACAAGGAGCTCCAGGACATCATCGCGATCCTCGGTGTGGACGAGCTGTCCGAGGAGGACAAGGTCATCGTCTCCCGGGCGCGCCGCATCCAGCGCTTCCTGTCGCAGAACACCTACGTCGCCAAGCAGTTCACCGGCATGGAGGGCTCGACGGTCCCGGTCTCGGAGACCATCGAGGCGTTCAACAAGATCTGTGACGGCGAGTACGACCACGTCGCGGAGCAGGCGTTCTTCATGTGCGGTGGCCTCGAGGACGTCGAGCGCAACTGGGACGAGATCCAGAAGGACCTGGGATGA
- a CDS encoding F0F1 ATP synthase subunit gamma yields the protein MAVSLREYRARIKSTESMKKITRAMELIAASRIIKAQQRAKAAAPYAHELTRAVSAVATYSNVDHPLTTEPEEPRRAAVLIVTSDRGLAGAYSSSVLKEADRLTTLLREEGKDVQHYITGRKGEAYFKFRQRPVVQSWTGFSDQPTYDVAAEIGQTLIDTFVDDEGVDEVHVVYTRFKSMLVQEPTAIRLLPLSVVEGEETPDDADLLPLYEFEPSPESVLDSLLPQYVQSRIFFCLLQAAASELAARQKAMKAATDNADELIKKFTRIANQARQAGITQEISEIVGGVNALADAQAAND from the coding sequence ATGGCTGTATCGCTGCGTGAGTACCGTGCGCGGATCAAGTCGACGGAGTCGATGAAGAAGATCACGCGCGCCATGGAGCTCATTGCTGCGTCGCGGATCATCAAGGCCCAGCAGCGGGCCAAGGCGGCGGCGCCGTATGCCCACGAGCTCACCCGCGCGGTGTCGGCGGTGGCCACGTACTCCAACGTGGACCACCCGCTGACCACCGAGCCGGAGGAGCCGCGGCGTGCCGCCGTGCTGATCGTGACCAGCGACCGTGGACTGGCCGGTGCGTACTCCTCGAGCGTGCTCAAGGAGGCCGACCGGCTCACGACTCTCCTCCGTGAGGAGGGCAAGGACGTCCAGCACTACATCACCGGCCGCAAGGGTGAGGCGTACTTCAAGTTCCGCCAGCGCCCGGTCGTGCAGTCCTGGACCGGGTTCTCCGACCAGCCGACCTATGACGTCGCGGCCGAGATCGGCCAGACGCTCATCGACACCTTCGTCGACGACGAGGGGGTCGACGAGGTCCACGTGGTCTACACCCGGTTCAAGTCGATGCTGGTGCAGGAGCCGACCGCGATTCGCCTGCTGCCGCTGTCGGTGGTCGAGGGCGAGGAGACTCCCGACGACGCCGACCTGCTGCCGCTGTACGAGTTCGAGCCGTCCCCGGAGTCGGTGCTGGACTCGCTGCTGCCCCAGTACGTGCAGAGCCGGATCTTCTTCTGCCTGCTGCAGGCGGCGGCCTCCGAGCTCGCCGCGCGCCAGAAGGCGATGAAGGCGGCGACCGACAACGCCGACGAGCTCATCAAGAAGTTCACCCGGATCGCCAACCAGGCGCGCCAGGCCGGCATCACCCAGGAGATCAGCGAGATCGTCGGTGGCGTCAATGCGTTGGCCGACGCCCAGGCTGCCAACGACTGA